The following coding sequences are from one Egicoccus sp. AB-alg6-2 window:
- the rsrA gene encoding mycothiol system anti-sigma-R factor has translation MSAGSPECGAECQEALEQLELYLDGELPNTTLEEVKAHLTACYPCTDRASFEEQLRAIVRRDCVESAPPSLLVRIREHLAGVATDG, from the coding sequence GTGAGCGCCGGATCCCCCGAGTGCGGAGCCGAGTGCCAGGAGGCACTCGAACAGCTCGAGCTCTACCTCGATGGTGAGCTTCCCAACACGACCCTCGAAGAGGTCAAGGCGCATCTGACCGCCTGTTACCCGTGCACCGACCGGGCCTCGTTCGAGGAGCAGCTGCGCGCCATCGTGCGGCGCGACTGCGTCGAGAGCGCGCCGCCGTCGCTGCTGGTGCGCATCCGGGAGCACCTCGCGGGCGTCGCCACGGACGGCTGA
- a CDS encoding sigma-70 family RNA polymerase sigma factor — protein MSEVPAPEIGDGRQPDGSIARQELSETDRQVRFEAEVMPHLDRLYSAALRYTRHRADAEDLVQETVAKAYRSFHQYRPGTNLRAWLYRVLHTTYISMYRKAQRRPQEDLQETLDDYSFYDEIARSGGRSAEREVLEALTADEVKQAMADLPETFRLAVYLADVEGFAYKDIAEIMDTPVGTVMSRLHRGRKQLQKALSGYARSRGLIDETEVEA, from the coding sequence GTGAGTGAGGTCCCCGCCCCCGAGATCGGTGACGGCCGCCAGCCAGACGGCTCCATCGCGCGCCAGGAGCTGTCCGAAACCGACCGCCAGGTCCGGTTCGAGGCCGAGGTCATGCCCCACCTCGACCGCCTCTACTCGGCCGCGCTGCGCTACACCCGCCATCGCGCCGATGCCGAGGATCTCGTCCAGGAGACGGTCGCGAAGGCGTACCGCTCGTTCCACCAGTACCGCCCGGGTACCAACCTGCGCGCATGGCTGTACCGGGTCCTGCACACCACCTACATCTCCATGTACCGCAAGGCGCAGCGGCGTCCGCAGGAGGACCTGCAGGAGACGCTCGACGACTACTCGTTCTACGACGAGATCGCGCGCTCCGGCGGGCGATCCGCGGAACGCGAGGTGCTCGAGGCGCTGACGGCGGACGAGGTCAAGCAGGCGATGGCGGACCTGCCGGAGACGTTCCGCCTCGCGGTCTACCTGGCCGATGTCGAGGGCTTCGCCTACAAGGACATCGCCGAGATCATGGACACGCCGGTCGGCACCGTGATGTCGCGGCTGCATCGAGGAAGGAAACAGCTGCAGAAGGCGTTGTCCGGCTATGCCCGTTCCCGAGGTCTGATCGACGAGACGGAGGTGGAAGCGTGA
- a CDS encoding DUF5317 domain-containing protein has translation MPFVLLVVLVAVAISAVRGGRLRDVAEAPLHHGWLLALGVALQVGVDVAAARDVLVPGAWWTYALLLLSQLLVVGWVVANRHLPGLVLVAAGLAANALVMAANGAMPVSPEAIAALGIEGAEVPPGKHMLLDADTRLPWLADIIPVPPIRSIISVGDLVLAAGLVPLTHALMTWSSRADREPATEAAGEA, from the coding sequence GTGCCCTTCGTCCTGCTCGTGGTGCTCGTGGCCGTGGCGATCTCCGCGGTCCGCGGCGGACGACTGCGCGACGTCGCCGAGGCGCCACTGCACCACGGCTGGCTCCTCGCGCTCGGCGTGGCACTGCAGGTCGGCGTCGACGTGGCCGCGGCACGCGACGTGCTGGTCCCCGGGGCCTGGTGGACCTACGCGTTGCTGCTGCTCAGCCAGTTGCTGGTGGTGGGCTGGGTGGTCGCGAACCGCCATCTGCCCGGACTGGTGCTGGTCGCGGCGGGCCTGGCCGCGAACGCCCTCGTGATGGCCGCCAACGGCGCCATGCCGGTGTCCCCCGAGGCCATCGCCGCGCTCGGCATCGAAGGGGCCGAGGTCCCCCCGGGCAAGCACATGCTGCTCGACGCCGACACCCGCCTGCCGTGGTTGGCCGACATCATCCCCGTGCCGCCCATCCGCTCCATCATCTCCGTCGGCGACCTCGTCCTGGCCGCCGGGCTGGTCCCGCTCACGCACGCCCTGATGACCTGGTCCTCACGCGCCGACCGGGAACCGGCCACCGAAGCCGCCGGTGAGGCGTGA
- a CDS encoding NAD-dependent epimerase/dehydratase family protein, whose product MSDPPVLVTGAAGFIGSNLVARLLEDGRRVVGVDDLSSGSLANLAPARARHAGRFEFDRLDIRQGGLARLCDRLRPEVVFHLAAQVDVRRSVEDPQFDASVNVLGTLAVLEAARHAGVRKVVYASSIGSYGEPDVSELPVDESFDRPALSPYGVSKRVALDYLRTYELLHGLDWTAVTLANVYGPHQTTAGEGGVVATFAGRMLAGQPCTIFGDGEQTRDFVYVDDVVHALVLAADRADGQRLVIGTGQRTSISQLFRALAAATGYPHEPVHAPARDGEIQHSSVDARRAARELGWKPWTTLEEGLAATLAWAAEMAER is encoded by the coding sequence GTGTCCGATCCTCCGGTCCTGGTCACCGGCGCCGCCGGCTTCATCGGCTCCAACCTCGTCGCCCGGCTGCTCGAGGACGGACGCCGCGTCGTCGGCGTCGACGACCTCTCCAGTGGTTCACTGGCCAACCTCGCGCCGGCCCGCGCCCGACACGCCGGCCGGTTCGAGTTCGACCGGCTCGACATCCGCCAGGGTGGCCTCGCGCGGCTGTGCGACCGCCTGCGGCCCGAGGTCGTGTTTCACCTCGCGGCGCAGGTCGACGTGCGTCGCAGCGTCGAGGACCCGCAGTTCGACGCTTCCGTCAACGTCCTCGGGACGCTCGCCGTGCTCGAGGCCGCGCGGCACGCCGGCGTCCGCAAGGTCGTCTACGCGTCCTCGATCGGCTCCTACGGGGAACCCGACGTTTCCGAACTCCCCGTCGACGAGTCCTTCGACCGGCCGGCGCTGTCTCCCTACGGGGTCTCCAAGCGCGTGGCCCTGGACTACCTGCGGACCTACGAGCTGCTCCACGGACTCGACTGGACCGCGGTGACGCTGGCGAACGTGTACGGGCCGCACCAGACCACCGCCGGTGAGGGCGGGGTCGTGGCCACCTTCGCCGGGCGCATGCTCGCCGGGCAGCCGTGCACGATCTTCGGCGACGGCGAGCAGACCCGGGACTTCGTCTACGTCGACGACGTGGTCCACGCGCTGGTCCTGGCGGCGGACCGGGCCGACGGGCAACGGCTCGTCATCGGCACGGGCCAGCGCACCAGCATCTCGCAACTGTTCCGGGCCCTGGCGGCCGCGACGGGCTACCCCCACGAGCCAGTCCACGCGCCGGCCCGTGACGGCGAGATCCAACACAGCAGCGTCGATGCCCGACGCGCTGCACGCGAGCTGGGGTGGAAGCCGTGGACGACGTTGGAGGAGGGACTGGCCGCAACGTTGGCGTGGGCCGCGGAAATGGCGGAGCGGTGA
- a CDS encoding HD-GYP domain-containing protein, with translation MKGQRRLVTFIAGTATAGLAAVAWAVPQVSLLAACIACLAVLFSEEFASRVRDDVEASLTNVVMLVIIMVGGPSLAVVAAVGGVPSFIRRVTHMRVLRVSFNFGQFAVTALLTGLVFQWIATALDASFIGPAYLLAVVAASIAHSVSNHALVAGVVSIASSERFWGAFRSIGSSLVMQVPYVGIAVLAAVVMQAASPWALLLMAVPTLIARHGLLAFQRLDESYDRLVRGFVKTIEIKDLYTRGHSERVAELSVHVAEELGVPYDQRRLTRYAALLHDVGKVGVPLCIINKPGPLDDDEFGRMKQHPSIGAEILHDIDFLAPAIDIVRFHHERLDGGGYPHGVGGEELTDIVRIVTVVDAFDAMTSTRSYRRALPVTAAVEELRRCANTQFDPRMVEALARVVERIGWEPTTDFASAEHLHGHEIPVGTAEERLVGEPAGPAAPEGLA, from the coding sequence GTGAAGGGGCAACGCCGACTGGTCACCTTCATAGCTGGAACGGCGACCGCCGGTCTGGCCGCCGTGGCATGGGCTGTACCGCAGGTATCTCTGCTAGCGGCATGCATCGCCTGTCTGGCGGTGCTCTTCAGCGAGGAGTTCGCTTCACGGGTTCGCGACGATGTCGAAGCGTCGCTTACAAATGTCGTGATGCTGGTCATCATCATGGTCGGTGGACCCTCTCTGGCGGTCGTGGCTGCAGTCGGCGGGGTCCCGTCGTTCATCCGACGCGTTACGCACATGCGCGTCTTGCGCGTCAGCTTCAACTTCGGGCAGTTTGCGGTAACAGCGCTGTTGACCGGCCTCGTCTTCCAGTGGATCGCGACCGCTCTCGATGCGTCGTTTATCGGTCCCGCCTACTTGCTGGCCGTAGTGGCTGCCTCGATTGCGCACAGCGTTTCTAATCACGCCCTCGTGGCGGGCGTGGTTTCGATCGCGAGCAGCGAGCGGTTCTGGGGCGCGTTCCGTTCGATCGGGTCCTCTCTTGTCATGCAGGTCCCCTACGTGGGGATCGCGGTCCTCGCGGCCGTCGTGATGCAGGCGGCCTCCCCGTGGGCGCTGTTGCTGATGGCGGTGCCGACGCTGATCGCGCGGCATGGGTTGCTGGCGTTCCAGCGGCTCGATGAGTCCTACGACCGGCTCGTGCGCGGTTTCGTCAAGACCATCGAGATCAAGGACCTCTACACCCGGGGACACTCGGAACGCGTCGCCGAACTGTCCGTACACGTCGCCGAAGAGCTCGGCGTTCCGTACGACCAGCGCCGGTTGACCCGCTACGCCGCGTTGCTGCACGACGTCGGCAAGGTCGGCGTGCCGCTGTGCATCATCAACAAGCCCGGGCCGTTGGACGACGACGAGTTCGGCCGGATGAAGCAGCACCCCTCCATCGGCGCCGAGATCCTGCACGACATCGACTTCCTGGCCCCCGCGATCGACATCGTCCGCTTCCATCACGAGCGGCTCGACGGCGGCGGCTACCCCCACGGGGTCGGCGGCGAGGAGCTCACCGACATCGTGCGCATCGTGACCGTCGTCGACGCCTTCGACGCCATGACGTCCACGCGCTCCTACCGACGGGCCCTGCCGGTCACGGCCGCCGTCGAAGAACTCCGGCGCTGCGCCAACACCCAGTTCGACCCCCGCATGGTGGAGGCGCTCGCACGCGTCGTCGAACGCATCGGGTGGGAGCCGACGACGGACTTCGCCAGCGCTGAGCACCTCCACGGCCACGAGATCCCGGTCGGCACGGCCGAGGAACGCCTCGTCGGCGAGCCCGCGGGACCCGCGGCGCCGGAAGGCCTGGCATGA
- a CDS encoding sigma factor-like helix-turn-helix DNA-binding protein — translation MNESSKRESRGGGRDSRRGGGSGRGQPRRQAASGQGRGGRPQSAENETVSQLAGPLEKVLKRLPETQRRVLELRMGLTDGHPHDLADTARALGLSMSEARDIEKRAFEHIREAVPLQQLQRFLPK, via the coding sequence ATGAACGAGTCCTCGAAGCGCGAATCCAGGGGCGGCGGCCGCGACAGCCGACGCGGCGGCGGCAGTGGGCGCGGGCAACCGCGTCGCCAGGCGGCGTCCGGTCAGGGCCGCGGCGGCCGCCCGCAGAGCGCCGAGAACGAGACCGTGTCGCAACTCGCCGGGCCGCTCGAGAAGGTGCTCAAGCGTCTGCCCGAAACCCAGCGGCGCGTCCTCGAACTCCGGATGGGGCTCACCGACGGGCACCCGCACGACCTCGCCGACACCGCACGGGCACTCGGTCTGTCCATGTCCGAGGCCCGCGACATCGAGAAGCGGGCGTTCGAACACATCCGCGAGGCCGTGCCGCTGCAGCAGCTGCAGCGTTTCCTGCCGAAGTAG
- a CDS encoding transcriptional regulator gives MTYTHEVGERLRRVRVDRGLSLQDVERRSEGRWKAAVIGSYERGDRNITATRLLELAEFYGVAPGEVLPGEAQVRHPDETVGIVLDLERLDALGERWRALRRYCESIQVQRGDFNRRVLSVRGDDLRALAVIQDVGPDELLEQLRELGVVQEA, from the coding sequence ATGACGTACACGCATGAGGTGGGCGAGCGCCTGCGTCGTGTCCGCGTCGATCGCGGCCTGTCCCTGCAGGACGTGGAGCGACGTTCGGAAGGGCGTTGGAAGGCCGCGGTGATCGGTTCCTACGAACGTGGGGACCGCAACATCACCGCGACCAGGTTGCTCGAACTGGCCGAGTTCTACGGTGTCGCGCCCGGTGAGGTCCTGCCGGGGGAGGCGCAGGTCCGCCATCCCGACGAGACGGTCGGCATCGTGCTCGACCTCGAACGCCTCGACGCCCTCGGCGAGCGGTGGCGTGCGCTGCGCCGGTACTGCGAGTCCATCCAGGTCCAGCGCGGCGACTTCAACCGCAGGGTGCTCTCCGTCCGTGGCGACGACCTGCGCGCACTCGCCGTGATCCAGGACGTCGGACCGGACGAACTGCTCGAGCAGTTGCGCGAACTCGGCGTCGTGCAGGAGGCCTGA
- a CDS encoding sensor histidine kinase: protein MSSLQDLVEEHGGLYGAAVDTLQAIVSDWQILADLSFADLLMFCRDPATGQLTVVAQMRPYTAQTIYYDDLVGTVYGEGERLAVRRAFDEGHIVRDGEPDWSTGVPVREEAIPVPFEGEVIAVVTREANLSMVRAPSQLELTYLQVANELSNMLAEGSFPFPGEDPERELAPRVGDGLLRVDPSGTVVYASPNAISAYRRLGVVDNILARNLASFDLDDVAVLEALADGEPLESEVEARGAVVLRRLLPLTRDHHVLGGLMLVREVTELRRHERLLLYKDATIREIHHRVKNNLQTVASLLRLQSRRLTSEEAREALGESVRRISSIALVHETLSQDSRQRVSFDKVAQRLIEMLSTGLTDPDRPVHMLLDGSAGELPAEVATPLALVMSELLQNSVEHAYPDSGGDIVVALERRSASLHLEVRDDGVGVPPGWALETGANLGLQIAATLVESELGGTLEVRRRDDVPGTVCELLLPLPR from the coding sequence GTGTCCTCCCTCCAGGATCTGGTCGAAGAACACGGCGGGTTGTACGGCGCTGCGGTCGACACGCTGCAGGCGATCGTCTCGGACTGGCAGATCCTGGCCGACCTCTCGTTCGCCGATCTGCTGATGTTCTGCCGCGACCCCGCCACCGGTCAGCTGACGGTGGTGGCCCAGATGCGGCCCTACACGGCACAGACGATCTACTACGACGACCTCGTCGGAACCGTGTACGGCGAGGGTGAGCGTCTCGCCGTCCGACGCGCGTTCGACGAGGGCCACATCGTCCGTGACGGCGAACCCGACTGGTCGACCGGCGTGCCGGTCCGGGAAGAGGCCATCCCCGTGCCGTTCGAGGGGGAGGTCATCGCCGTCGTCACGCGCGAGGCCAACCTGTCGATGGTCCGGGCCCCTTCACAGCTGGAGCTGACCTACCTCCAGGTCGCCAACGAGTTGTCGAACATGCTGGCGGAGGGTTCCTTCCCCTTCCCCGGCGAGGATCCCGAGCGCGAGTTGGCCCCCCGGGTCGGTGACGGCCTTCTCCGTGTGGATCCCTCGGGCACCGTGGTCTACGCCTCGCCCAACGCCATCAGCGCCTACCGCCGCCTCGGTGTCGTCGACAACATCCTGGCGCGCAACCTCGCCAGCTTCGACCTCGACGACGTGGCGGTGCTCGAGGCGCTGGCGGACGGCGAGCCGCTCGAGTCCGAGGTCGAGGCGCGCGGCGCGGTCGTGCTCCGCCGGCTGCTGCCGCTCACGCGCGACCACCACGTGCTGGGCGGGCTGATGCTCGTTCGCGAGGTGACCGAGTTGCGCCGTCACGAGCGGCTGCTGCTCTACAAGGACGCGACGATCCGCGAGATCCACCACCGCGTGAAGAACAACCTGCAGACGGTGGCGTCCCTGCTCCGCCTGCAGTCGCGGCGGCTGACGTCCGAGGAGGCGCGTGAAGCCCTGGGGGAGTCCGTCCGCCGCATCTCCTCGATCGCGCTCGTCCACGAGACGCTGTCGCAGGACTCGCGGCAGCGGGTCAGCTTCGACAAGGTCGCGCAACGCCTGATCGAGATGCTCTCGACGGGCCTGACCGACCCCGACCGGCCGGTGCACATGCTGCTCGACGGCAGCGCCGGTGAGCTCCCGGCCGAGGTGGCCACACCGCTCGCGTTGGTGATGAGCGAACTGCTGCAGAACTCCGTCGAGCACGCCTACCCGGACTCTGGCGGCGACATCGTCGTCGCGCTCGAGCGCCGCTCGGCCAGCCTGCACCTCGAGGTACGCGACGACGGGGTCGGGGTGCCTCCGGGCTGGGCGCTCGAGACGGGAGCGAACCTCGGGTTGCAGATCGCCGCGACGCTGGTCGAGTCCGAGCTCGGTGGGACGCTCGAGGTGCGGCGCCGTGACGACGTCCCCGGCACCGTGTGCGAGTTGCTGCTACCGCTGCCCCGCTGA